The Deltaproteobacteria bacterium genome has a window encoding:
- a CDS encoding ACT domain-containing protein — translation MGQFALSVVGRDRPGIVAEVSRVLFELGCNIEDSTCTILSGQFAMILVIAHPKFSSAAEIDPSFDPVRKNMELTVSLHALKEEEVSREKGFEGRPHIISVYGADRPGIVYSVARELARLQVNVTDLNTQVVGAKDRPVYMMVLEVDIPESVDMKDLEREFDKIRKELSVSISVRPIESLEL, via the coding sequence ATGGGACAGTTCGCGCTGAGCGTGGTGGGCAGGGACCGGCCGGGGATCGTCGCGGAGGTGAGCCGCGTCCTCTTCGAACTCGGGTGCAACATCGAGGACTCCACCTGCACGATCCTCTCCGGGCAGTTCGCGATGATCCTCGTGATCGCGCACCCGAAATTCTCCTCGGCCGCGGAGATCGACCCCTCCTTCGACCCGGTGCGGAAGAACATGGAGCTCACGGTTTCCCTGCACGCGCTGAAGGAAGAGGAAGTCTCCCGGGAAAAGGGGTTCGAGGGCAGGCCGCACATCATCTCGGTGTACGGCGCGGACCGCCCGGGAATCGTCTACTCGGTGGCGCGGGAACTGGCCCGGCTCCAGGTGAACGTGACCGACCTGAACACCCAGGTGGTCGGCGCCAAGGACCGCCCCGTCTACATGATGGTCCTCGAGGTGGACATCCCCGAGAGCGTCGACATGAAGGATCTCGAGCGCGAGTTCGACAAGATCCGGAAGGAGCTCTCCGTCTCCATCTCCGTGCGCCCGATCGAATCGCTGGAGTTATAG
- the def gene encoding peptide deformylase: MAVLPVRIFPDPVLKEKAAPVERVTAEVTAFIDDLLETMRCSPGGVGIAAPQVGMLWRIVIVDVSAHRRGSQEQNHGLLILLNPEILAMGGKQVVREGCMSVPDYTANVQRAQWVLVDALGRDGERKIIESIGFEAVAIQHEMDHLDGVLFLDRVVSVKTDLFRRKKYR, from the coding sequence ATGGCCGTCCTCCCCGTCCGCATTTTTCCCGACCCCGTCCTGAAGGAGAAGGCCGCCCCCGTCGAAAGGGTGACCGCCGAGGTGACCGCGTTCATCGACGATCTGCTGGAGACGATGCGGTGTTCCCCCGGGGGTGTCGGGATCGCCGCCCCTCAGGTCGGGATGCTTTGGCGGATCGTGATCGTCGACGTTTCCGCGCACCGGCGCGGGAGCCAGGAGCAGAACCACGGGTTGCTGATCCTGTTGAACCCGGAGATCCTGGCGATGGGGGGGAAGCAGGTCGTCCGCGAGGGGTGCATGAGCGTCCCCGACTACACGGCGAACGTCCAGCGCGCCCAGTGGGTGCTCGTGGACGCCCTCGGCCGCGACGGCGAGCGCAAGATCATCGAGTCGATCGGGTTCGAGGCGGTGGCGATCCAGCACGAGATGGACCACCTGGACGGGGTCCTCTTCCTCGATCGCGTCGTGTCGGTGAAGACGGACCTGTTCCGTCGGAAGAAGTACCGCTGA